Part of the Plasmodium malariae genome assembly, chromosome: 9 genome is shown below.
ATGCTGTCATGTTTCATTAAAACATTTGTTGACTCCAATTTTCTTATACGCTGCTCTAATTTCTCCAAAGCTTCCGAGttgatattttttgaaaGCAACTTTTCGCATTGCTCATTTAGTTTTTCAAGTGctgaaaaaataaggaacaatattataaaaataatttacatttattgtCTTATATGCAGTTTTTACTTGGGCAACTTGCgcatacgtacacatatatacacacttactaaagtatatgtatataaatatatatttttacaaacacataaatacgtgcatacataaatacatatacacactaCTCTGTTCGGTAAAAGCAAGCAAGCGTGGTGCATAGTACAGCCCATTTTTTCGTATCATTTATCCTCTTCATTTTGTGTTTTGAAGCGGTACAAGCACCAATtcttaatgaatatatttttaaaacctTACCATAAAATTTCGATTCGAATGTTCTCATCATATTGtttatattgttaatttctttttttaaatcagtAATTTGGAGCTCAAATTCTACTAAACtgatattttcattatcatttGCATTATCATTAATGTTATTCATTCGAGAATTTAGTTGTTCAATTTTTCCTGTCAATGTTTTATATGACACATAAGTTACAAGGGGTGACATATTGAACACATCAGAATATTCGTTTGATTCATCACACCCGCCAAAAACATGCAAAGATTTTTTATACGGTACCAAGCATAAGGACCCGAAATATCCTCTACTGAAATTCTTTGATGTACTTATGTCAACTTCAAACCATGagaatgtgtatatattcagTGCGTACATATCTTAAGGGTGAGGTAAAAAGGGAGAATGGGAACATATAAaggttataaaaaaatggaagaattaaaaattggaaatataaatagaattaaactgaaaaaataacaaaactatactaaaaataaagaacGGATATTCTATTTCATTCAGTTTATATTTCGCAATTTTGTGATATGGATATTTAAATTGAGAGTTTGTAAACAAACCTAATTCTAcgaaactttttttttttttttttttttttttttattaccagACAAGGCATAATTTTCAATCCATCCATTTGTAATTCCTCCATATATTATCATCCATTCATTATCAAAGAGCTGTGCAGCATGgctgtaaaataaataattaaataaacatacatatacatatacatatacatatacatatacatacacataatatatatgaactgttgcgatatacatatgtgtggGTAACTGTTACggcttatatgtatatatatatatatatatgtatacatatgtgcaggAATGTATGCGTGAAAGTATGTGTAATACCCCCATCGTGAACAAGGTTTGGGACCAGTGGTATTGGTAACTTCTCGCCATCTATTGGTGCTAGTATTAAAAATCCAGGTATCACCTAATGCTCCACTGAaaccttttttattaccaccaaataagaaaattagtCTTGCATTTCCATATATGGAGAAAATTAAGCTATGTGCACATCTAGCTTCAGGGATTATATCAAGTTGTGAAAGTTCTCTCCATACATTACCTGATAAGACCCATAGATCAGATAATAATGAATTGTTTAGGTCTAATCCtccatgtatatatacagtaTCACTAAAACTACAAGATGCATGTTTATATCTTGGTACAGgatttactttattttgaatatgtTCCCATTTTTTCGCTTGAAAAtcaaatttatatgtttcattaacaatttgatttttttcatttataccACCAAATATAACAatgctatttttattatcttctGTTATCACATTTCCTGAGTGAAATGCTCTAGGCATTATATCATTTGAATTCAAACGTAccttttcaaataaattaattcctGGTACATatcttataaaattatcaacacatttattttgtaacataccaccatatatacatatatcccCATTTATTTCCACTGATATATGACCTTTTGTTCTTTTGAAACATCTTTCATTGTGCATTATTTCagttaaatgaaaaacagGGGGAGAAGGAAATCCTTTGGACACTTCATCATTTGGTTTTGAGTTAAAGAaacttcttttttcattttccgCTTTACCtgtatcctttttttttccatcttGTGCATTTTCCGCATTTTCAGCGTgctgtacatttttttcattttgcacattttcaatattttctgtgttttgaatattttgaatattttgagcattttgtacattttgatcattttgtacattttgattattttgtacattttgatcattttgtacattttgaACATTTTGAgcattttgtacattttgtGCATTTAGTGAATTGAGTGTAGATGGTGTGATATGTGTATTTAGTGTGCTTGGTATAATCGATATGTTTGGAGCGCTTTGTGTACTTACTGTGTTTTCTCTCTTTTGTACtacattttcttcttttattttccccCCTGAAGGAACACTGTTTTCGTTATTTAGTGAGTGTTCCTTTTCAATGATGCCTTTTTCTTCAGGATTTATTTCATATGGGGCGATGCTTTGGTTTTCCATtctgttatatttttgttgaGTTTGCAACAGTATAAGCTTATTTTATGGGTATAATTACTGATATTTTTCACTGTTATCTTACGTTGTCTCCC
Proteins encoded:
- the PmUG01_09035100 gene encoding kelch protein, putative, whose protein sequence is MENQSIAPYEINPEEKGIIEKEHSLNNENSVPSGGKIKEENVVQKRENTVSTQSAPNISIIPSTLNTHITPSTLNSLNAQNVQNAQNVQNVQNDQNVQNNQNVQNDQNVQNAQNIQNIQNTENIENVQNEKNVQHAENAENAQDGKKKDTGKAENEKRSFFNSKPNDEVSKGFPSPPVFHLTEIMHNERCFKRTKGHISVEINGDICIYGGMLQNKCVDNFIRYVPGINLFEKVRLNSNDIMPRAFHSGNVITEDNKNSIVIFGGINEKNQIVNETYKFDFQAKKWEHIQNKVNPVPRYKHASCSFSDTVYIHGGLDLNNSLLSDLWVLSGNVWRELSQLDIIPEARCAHSLIFSIYGNARLIFLFGGNKKGFSGALGDTWIFNTSTNRWREVTNTTGPKPCSRWGHAAQLFDNEWMIIYGGITNGWIENYALSDMYALNIYTFSWFEVDISTSKNFSRGYFGSLCLVPYKKSLHVFGGCDESNEYSDVFNMSPLVTYVSYKTLTGKIEQLNSRMNNINDNANDNENISLVEFELQITDLKKEINNINNMMRTFESKFYALEKLNEQCEKLLSKNINSEALEKLEQRIRKLESTNVLMKHDSI